CTCTGTGTTCTGTCATCGCCGTTACAGTTGTGTTCAAAGTCCCAATCATTTTGAAGCCAAATCAATAGACACCTGCCTTCCTCGCACCGCGTATTTTCAGATACGACAGGTACTGCGCGGACCACTTTGGGAACGGAATCTGTGACCAGAGCTGCCACACGGAGGCTTGCGGCTGGGACGGCCTGGACTGCTCCGCCGACACTCCGGCCAAGGTTATAGACGGCACGCTGGTCATCGTGGTCCGGCTGCAGCCCAAGGAGCTGCTCGGAGACCTGAAGGGTTTCTTGCGCTCCCTGGGAGCCCTGCTGCACACCAACCTCCAGGTGAAGCTCGATGAAAACAACAAGCCGAAGGTGGAGCCTTACTACAGGGACGAGCATGAGCGACAAATCCAGAGGGGAAGGAGCAAGCGGGAGCTGGACAGGGAGGTTATTGGGTAAGAATAGTCTTTGAGCTGTCTCATAACACTCAGTAGCTTGAAACCAAACGAACTGCGGGTCATTTACCTAATCTTCACACCTGCGCAGATCGAGGATCTACCTGGAACTCGATAACCGCGAATGTTCCCAGAGCTCCTTCGAATGTTTCTCCAACACTAACGAGACCGCGTCATTCCTTGCGGCGGCGCACATCAAGGCCCAACTGCCTTACCCTCTGGTGTCCGTCAAAAGTGAGTAGGCCTGTCAATCGACAGTAAAAACCTAAATCAAATGACGACAAAACAACCGGTATTAAACTTGTCTTTGTATCCTCCAGGTACGCCGACAACTAAGCAGCCCGACACAACGCCTCTGATGTACCTGGTTGGAGTGGCGGTGGTCATCACTCTGCTGATCCTTGTGCTGGGGATGCTAGCAGCCAAAAGGAAGCACAAACACGGCGCCCTGTGGCTGCCCGATGGCTTCTTGGCCAACAAGAACGACAAAAGGAGAGAGCCCGTCGGACAGGATGACTTTGACATGaagtgagtgtatatatacggGCCGAAAGCTTGTGTCTAGAGACTTAAAAACAGGATATATGATAACAGCCACCTGAGGGAACTCCTACCTAGTGAAACGTAGATGTTGGGGAGTATCACAAGTGTCAATGTGACCATTAAGAACGGTCTTTGCACAATACTTTTATGTTAAAAAGAGCTGTGGTTGTTCCATCCAGACACCAGTGACCAATATTGCTGTTTGTGTTAAACGTAGCGAGCTTGAATGTGCCCTGCATGATGTGTGCAGGAATGAATATAAGCACAAGTACTTTAACCTTTGCCTTTTTCTCATACAAGGAATTTCAAGACCCAGGATGGACCCCTGATTGATGGAGTGCAGAGTCAGAGGTGGCTGAAAGACGAGGTCCCATCCAAAAAGCCGAGAGTAAGTGAATTCAgagggtaaaaacaaaaactgatgGATTGGAGTAGTCTTAATTCAATTGGGTCAACATCGTgggcaaaggttttgttgtatATCTTGTTTCAAGTTCTGTTGCTTTTAACAGACCGAAGACAAACCCCTGCTGCCCATCGCCATGGAGGGAAGTGTCGACCGGAGGGAGTGGACCCTCCAGCACCGCAAGGCTGCCGACATCTCACTCACTCCCCCGCAGGCCGACCTGGACGCCGACTGCCTGGACGTCAACGTCAAGGGACCCGGTGAGAGACGAAAACAAATACTTCTAAACTTCTGATACACATTTTCAGGACCTTCCTTTTAATAGTTCTTGTCTCATCCCCTCAGATGGTTTCACCCCGCTGATGTTGGCGTCGCTGCGCAACGGCGGCGGCCCCGACTGCAGCCTGCACgccggagaagaggaggaggagagcggaggcGACGAACCGGGGCCCAGTGTCATTTCGGACCTGATCGCTCAGGGTGCCTCTCTGATGGCTCAGACCGACCGCACGGGAGAAACGGCGCTCCACCTGGCCGCCCGCTACGCCAGGGCCGACGCTGCCAAGAGGCTGCTGGACGCCGGCGCCGATCCCAACGCCCACGACAACATGGGCAGGACTCCTCTGCACGCCGCCGTGGCGGCTGACGCCCAGGGAGTCTTCCAGGTGAGACCAGCGTTTGAACCGAGTCTAATTAATTTTTAAACATGAACAAAGGGCAACGGAAACTTCTATGAACGCATTATGAACTCTGCATCACTTCAATCTTCTTTCGTGCGCCTCCATCTCAAGTGTCggcctctctgcctcctcagaTACTGATCCGTAATCGAGCGACAGAACTAGACGCCCGGATGAATGACGGCACCACGCCGCTGGTCCTGGCTGCCCGGCTTGCTGAGGAGGGGATGGTGGAAGAGCTGATCCACTGCCACGCCGACATCAATGCTGTGGACGACCACGGTGAGCCAACACGGCATTATTATGAACACAGTAAATTAGAGTGTGGCTCGTATTGACAATGTAGTGTTAATATGGGGAATTATGCAAGTAGGTAAGCAGGACAAGCTTATAATGCCCGATGCAAATTGTAGTAAAGACGGTGGCATATTTTCTGCAGCCCTTCATGTTCTGTTTGGATCGTAACATTTAAGACTTGAAGAgctctgaattaaaaaaaaaaacgcggttagttgtttaaaaaattgttttaacGTGGTCTTTTCTCATCGCCGCGACATTTCAGGCAAATCTGCTCTGCACTGGGCAGCGGCAGTTAACAATGTGCAAGCCACACTCGTGCTTTTGAAGAACGGAGCCAACCGCGACATGCAAGACAAtaaggttgtttttttcattcatgatATTACACTTTGTTTGTTCGTTGCAAAACTAAATGACGTATTTGGAGGTAAGTCCACTCGAACAAACCCGCTGCTTGCTGTGTTTCCTTCAGGAGGAGACCCCTCTGTTTCTTGCCGCTAGAGAAGGCAGCTTTGAGGCGGCTCAGGTTCTCCTCGACCACTACTCCAACCGCGACATCACCGACCACCTGGATCGGCTGCCGCGCGACACCGCCCAGGAGCGCATGCATCACGACATAGTGCGCCTGCTGGACCAGTACAACTTAGTCCACAGTCCGCACAACGGCCCGAACCACATGGGTGGAGGAGGGAACTCCTCCGTCATGTGCGGGGCCAACGGAGTGGGCTTCATCGGCATGCGCCCCGGGCCGCAGgggaagaagagcaggaggggTGGAGGCGGAGCGAAGGTGGGCGGCGCCGGAGGGGGAGCTAAGGAGCTAAAAGACATGAAggcaaagagaagaaagaagccACCCGGAGGAGAGGCGCCGGTCGCTGttgctgcaggtggaggaggaggaggaggaggaggaggagctggtacAGGAGGGGGCAACGCAAATGGCGTCAAGGCAGCAGCAGGACTTCCGGAGAGCTCCGTCACCATGTCACCGGTTGACTCCCTGGAATCCCCGCACTCGTACACCGGCGACGTGTCGGCCGCCGTCGCCACCACGGCCAGCTCCCCCCCCATCTTGAGCAGCCCGACCTCCAGGCCGATGCTGCCGCCCGTCAGCCACATGCTGGGACAGCAGCCCGGCTGGGGGGGCATGACCAAGCACGGCTACGGCGGCCACATGTTCGGCCTCGTGTCGCACCAGATGGGCGGGTCTCACCCGGGCATGGGCCAACACCACGGCCAGGGCCCGATGCTGACCCCCATGAACGTCACCATGAGCCGAGAGCAGCTGCCGCCCATCGTCACGTTCCAGATGatggcccccggggggggccaGGCCATGCTGAAGCCGCCTCAGCCGGGGCAAGTGCAGGTGACGCAGTCCCAGGGGCAGAGCCAGAGTCAGGGTCACGCCCAGCAGGCGGTGGGCCACCTCCGATGCCCGCCGGGCATGATGTACCGGATGTCCGAGCAGATGAGCATGGCGCACGGGCtcccccacgccatgcagcacCCCCACGCCGTCGGCCACGGGGGCCACGCGGGGATCGAGGCCCAGTCTCGGCCGCTGCCCTCCTATCCACCCATGCAGAGCCCCGTGGATAAGTACCCTACTCCGCCCTCCCAGCACAGCTACACCACCACCGGCTCAGAGGGCACCACCCCGGGCAACTCGGCCCACCCGCCCAGCGAGCACCCGTATCTCACCCCGTCGCCCGAGTCCCCGGACCCTTGGTCGTCCTCTTCGCCGCACTCCAACTCGGACTGGTCGGACGTCACCACCAGCCCAACCCCTCTGGGGAACCCCCACCACGCACTGCCGTCTgcgcaccacacacacattccagagCAGGCGCAGCAACAGCCGCCGTCTCAGCAGATGCAGGCGGCCCCTCAGCCGCCGCAGCTCGGCAACATGCAGGTGTTTGCGTAGGCCGGCCCGCAGGGAAGCGTCAGCAGACTGACTTTTGGGCTCTTTGATGTTACGTAACGACACGTGAACTTGTGCTgcgcttcttcttttttttctttcttgggCTCTCGTGCCTCTCTTTCTGTTCTTCATTATGATAATCGGTCACTTCCCCTTTTTTacgtttttctcctcctctttgcacTTACAAAAACAGTCTAAAACGTCATCGAGTGCTTTCGGCAACACCGGGGGGGGCTCTCACTTCCAAAGACAATGCAGTCGGTACATcctgtggcccccccccccccccccccccacccccccagccgAGCATCCActcctctctgctggaggagtcAAGACACTGGCACCCAATCACAAACAGTTCTATCGAGGGATCAATGAGGAAGTGGCGCCCGGGAGGCTGGTGTTGCATCAGAGGAGCAGACGTTGGGACGAGGCGGAGGACCTTCTTCCGTCTGTTTTAGAGGACACGGTCACTTCTTTCTGCCTCCTGCTACCTTCATGTGTAGTTCAATGGGGTGAAGACGAACTCGtcgtatttttgttttatatatttgtttaatatGCATTATTTCTTAACGTGCTCCAGGGGGACTTTTTATAAAATGACTAGACAAACATTACAGATTGTATAGAaatgcacacgcatgcatgaATGTTACTCAATGGCCTCAACTCTGCTTCCGTGTTTTCACTGCAGTGATTACAGTTGCtagatgttggtgtttttcccGAAACACACACGAGGAACCGAGAGAGAAGTCTGTGTTGCtgttacataaaaaaaacaaaagacaagttTGACCGTATCTTGCCACAGAACCACTATCTGTCATGTGTTGTTGAGGGATTAATTAAGCTTGACAAACTTTATGCAATAAACACACATTAGTTTTAGTATGTTGTAAGATGAAATGTACATAGACTTACAGCGCATCCTGCTTGTTGTTACTGAGctcgtttgtgttttttatatgaATTATGTTCGCACTTCTTGTATGATTCTGAatgtttttacctttttaaacgGCCTCCTCGCTAAATGTTTTGTCCTCCAAAATCATTTAACCggttttgccttttgcttaaCTACAATCAGTGTATCTCTGCACCTTTTTCTAATTGTAATGATTCATAAACCAAGTCTGGAGGTGAGTAAGGTTTGATAAAGTATTGTCTTCCTTCTTAAAGTTGATGTTGATCATAGCGTTGTGGGACTGCTCCGTGAACCCAGACAAtcattcactttgttttttttaaacttcaagAAAGAACATTAGTGTCACTTTAGACCAAATTATATTTTCTGCCAAAAATGTACATCATGTCCAAATCAGTCGTTGCCCTTGTTTTGCCCTAAACAGACGCACGACTATCCTTCAAGAAACTAATACCAAgaaacatttgtgtttgaattACTACTGCAACGAACCACATGGTTTTCTCTGTCCTAACGATGTCTTTGTAGTTTACCAAAACAAGTGTACTGTGTCGGCCTTTCTATTTAGAATTGAGCGTGTTGGTTCCCATTCATATGCAAGGCCATGTGTCTatattctgtatatatataaagtttTTTGTATCGTACTTTCCTTTGTTAACCAAATAGCCTATAATATACATGCCATATGAAGTAGTTGTCGCCATGTTTTTAAAAGGTAGATGAACTAAAACTGATGAAAAAATAAGATGTCAAAAAACCAAATGATCAACCAAATGTGCTTCCTGAAATAAAGCTCAGATCTTCGTAGACTTCtgctttgtcattttttttgtttaactgtATTTTGTCCAAAGTTcggaaaataaatagttttacattgaaaatgtaattatgACAAAGATGAAACTAAAACGGATGGAAATTAACtttttgaaagtacaaaaaaattTAAGATTTAAGACATAAACTTCCATGAATTAATTTGACTTTGCTTCCTCGGGGTACAAAATACAGATTTGACAGATAGTTTGATATAGAGCAGGTGCTTTTttccaaaaacaacacaacgggGTCTGAACTCCTACTGATTGGCATTTCAGGGCCTTGGATTCAATATTTTATATCCTACTATAAGTCTGTATCTTTGTGATATGTAAAATCCATTGTGTTTGGGAGACAAGTTCAGCATTTCCCACTTAAAACCAGTTACATAGCGGCAACAGCTTTTGTTAAGATAccgataataataaaataaatgactacAAGACTACTTTGCACCATTACATATACTTACACATTTCTGCACCATCAAACTACATGATACAGGAATTTCCACCGGATGTCCACTTAACTGTTGACTCAACTGAGAGCATTACGTCGTTCTTAAATGTTTAGTACTCCTGTAAAGCCGCGGTCGGGTAAACTCGAGTGCCGCAGTGCGACCGTCTGTCCGCCGGGGGGCGCTGTGGCGCACGAGCCGCGTCGCTAATAACACGTAGAATAAAACCAGTACACGGAAGTCGTTCCCGGATCTCACATGCTGgggatttttgtttgttttctgcccCTTGCGCGGACTTCCGCGAGGTAGTTTACTTTTCCCTTCGGTCGATAGCTGAGACTCGGGCGGGCGGAACGATGGAGCGGTTTTTGCGGAAGCCCCGGTAGGAGACGGCGGAGTTCCGAGTGGATATTCAGCCCCGGGGTCGATGTGACGCCAGCCCGGGACTGCTGTTGTGACAGCTGGGTTGAGCCTCCCGAGCACCTGGTGTCCGTGTGCCCGAcggacagagacacggagacacggagacGCAGAGAGCTGCAGGAAGGTGGTGCTTATAGAGACAAATCATAGTAGCTTCAAAAAAAGCTCCATCGGACCGTAAAGGAAGAGGTGAGTTTAAATGTCTTCATGTCACTGAGTCTTTTATCCTCTTTATTTCTCATTTAACTCCCCACGTGTATTCACTTCCCTCCCCATATTTGAACAGTATCCTTTTTTGTAGTTGTTCATCGTCATTTAATTTCTGTGTCCAGCCTCACACCGACCACGGGTCATGGCCTCTGCCCGGCTCAAGTACCTCTCTCTGGGCGTGCTGGTGTTCCAGACCACGTCCCTGGTGCTCACCATGCGGTACTCCCGCACCCTGCAGGCCGAGGGCCCGCGGTACCTGGCCTCCTCGGCTGTGGTGGTGGCCGAGATGATGAAGATCCTCGCCTGCGTGCTGCTGGTCTTCAAGGAGCACAGTGAGTGCGCGCTGATGCAAGTTGTCCCGATAGCGATCGTCATCATTTTGCGGTTTAACCTGACCCAGAAACGTGAGAAATATTACctggaaaaaaaggttgatgtcaACAGTGaattagaaaaaacaaacccagcGGCTTCTCAGCAACTTAAAATAGGCGACACTACTATTTCAATCTGGTAAAACCTTCCTCACTCAGTGGACCCGGTGGTTCCCGTATctactgaaacataataaaTGAATCGGGGGGAAATTTCAATCCGTTGGATCACACTGTCCTACTTCATGAACAGGGTTACCTGTTCATGAAACGTAATCGACTCGCTGTCGCCCCTCCTCAGATTACAGCATGCGAGCTCTGAACGCCATTCTGCGGCAGGAGATCGCCCACAAGCCGATAGAGACGCTGAAGCTGGCCATCCCCTCTGGGATCTACACCCTGCAGAACAACCTGCTGTACGTCGCCCTGTCCAACCTGGACGCGGCCACCTACCAGGTACGGCTTGCGAGAGGTCACCCGGGCGCGCGGCGCTCGGCGTGCGGCGCGGACACCTGACGTCTCTTCTCCTGCCTCCCGTCAGGTGACGTACCAGCTGAAGATCCTGACCACGGCCCTGTTCTCTGTGTCCATGCTGGGCCGCCGGCTGGGCGTCTACCAGTGGCTCTCGCTGCTGGTTCTCATGGCGGGAGTGGCCCTCGTGCAGGTACGGTCCCGCGTCCTGTCTgtctggtttttttttattttattttctttattcctGATACCGGCTAGTTGAGTTTATATACCGGTTCAAATCTGGTTAAATACCTGCGTATGGATTCCACATCGCTGCAAGTTCTCACTCGGCGGGGAAGGATCGAGGCGGCAGGCAGAGGCTGCTTCTTGTTCCAGAAAGTTCTGTTTGTGGGTTCATGCGAAGGCAAAGTGCAGCGGCTCCAGTCCTCATCCGACTTTTAGTTTCGTTGGTATATTTATTCATAGGAGAATACTTTAGACGACCAGCTGACGAGTTTTGTTTTGTATCCCCTCCTATGGAAAagtgtctttgtttctcttcagGAATTCATTGTAAACTGAGATTAGTTCATTTAATTTTAGTAATAAACTATTAATTTAAATGTTATGCTGGCAAACAGCTACACGAGCCACAATAATGGGTTTtcgtcacttaaaaaaaaaaaaaaaaaaaaaaaaaaaaattatttgatGGTTTCACCCTTTGGTTGCTTTTATGTTTAGAGAGTTGacatttgtctgtttgtttgctgtTGCGAGTGTCCAGGATgctttctgttttcattttatcgtTATTGTGACGACGTCAAAGCTTCATCTTCGACCTGCTGATGAAAACCACGACCCATTTAGGACAAAAGGCCTACTAAATGACCCGAAGGTTCATCTCACGCCCCATTGGTTCCCTCGTGTCGGCAGTGGCCCTCGGAgtccgcggcggcggcggcggcgcctccCCCCGAGAAGGACGCCCCCCCCTCGGGCTCCCAGCTGGTGGGCGTGGCGGCGGTTCTGGTGGCGTGCTGCTCCAGCGGCTTCGCCGGCGTCTACTTCGAGAAGATCCTGAAGGAGAGCAAGCAGAGCGTCTGGATCCGCAACATTCAGCTCGGTCCGTGttccgccttttttttcctctcttttgtgAAATTTGGAGTTTGCGACGATCTGAATCAACGCGGTGAGACGCCGGGAAAGCGAATCGAAAGAAGGCGCCGTGTTTCTGAAGGGACTCCTGCAGAGAGCCAGCTgggcttctttctttctttctttcttttttttttctctcccgacATGTTTCTGTTGAGATAAATGTTCCCGTCTAGTTTGTTTTTGCCCCGGGGCGCGTGAGGCCTGTGGTACGTCTCCTGCGATTCCCGCCGCGAGCTCTTGAGTTTTTCCAGCTGCTTTTAAATgtcggagcagaggaggaagatgctgcGTTtggtttttgctgttttttttttgtgaaacgaagaaatgtaaaaaaaaaaaaaaggcaaagggaAACCAATCCTTTAAGCATGTTAGTGGGAAATGAAAATGCTTGTTAGTTTGACTTATTTGGTAAGTACAGGGCCTATAGGAAATAGTTTGTGACAATTTCAAGGAAATGCTTAATCAGCTTTTTTGTTTggagtgtctttttttcactcGGCATGAAGACAGGAAACATTGTAACTGATACCGTTTCATGTTAGTAGGGTAACGCCTTGATTATTATCCTGCTCCGATACTTCTGTTTTAACGCAGCCGTCTCCGCAGTATTAAACTGAACTGTAAAAcgttgagcttttattttgacgagGCCTCGGGGCGGGAACCTTTAACACATGCCGTGTGTTTTTCCAGGGCTTTTCGGCCTGGTGTTCGGCCTCTTTGGGATGCTGGCCTACGACGGAGACAGGGTGAGGGAATCGGGGATGTTCCAGGGTTACAACGCGGTCACCTGGGCCGTGGTGGCGCTGCAGGTAAGGCTGGCGCTGGtcctgcagacaggaagtgttTTTTATCTGTCACCACAACAGCTTTTAGAAAGGCGATCACATTCTACAATGTAGCAGCTGAGATCAATGTGGAAGCAGAGTTTAGAAAAGGGGGCGTGGTCTGTAAGACGTAAGtggcattaacaaaaaaaaaaaaagctttgggtTAAAAATATAGGCTCTttgtgaatcccccccccccccccccccctcggactgCTGGGGTCATGCCTTTGTCCATCTGCGTCCGTGTGTTTGTTGCTTCTCCAGGCGCTGGGGGGTCTGGTCATAGCGGCGGTCATCAAGTACGCAGACAACATCCTCAAGGGCTTCGCCACGTCGCTGTCCATCATCCTGTCCACGCTCATATCCTACTTCCTGCTGCAGGACTTCGACCCCACCGGGTAAGGCGGcccattcgcccccccccccctccctccctctgtctcccatctccttttcttcccccttcctcctcctttcccccccccccccccccccctcaaatgtCGCCTTCTGTCGTCCACAGCGTGTTCTTCGCTGGGGCCATTCTGGTCATCGCGGCCACTTTCCTCTACGGCTACGAAGGCCGGGCGGCCCCCAACCCCAGCAGGGCGTAGGACACtcggtggggggcgggggggcgcctGACAGCGACGGGCCTCACACGCCACGCGGGGCCTCAGCGGAGGGACGAGCCactaggagagagagagagagagagaaacgcgGCGATGCCGTAGATCCGGAGAGAGATTTTTGGCTGCTGGTCTTCGGTCACATTCCCTCAACGACTGGAGCCCGAAGAGGCAGATGTTTGTGGAGCGGGTGGTGCGACTCTCATCCACCTCCCTGAGGTGCAGCGCTTAAGACACTTGACACTCTTGTTTTTGTCCCACTTTGAGGTCTGAAAAAACACACCCCTTTTTTTAGGCCATTTTTTCCCTTAAAAACTCTCCTCTCGCCGTAGTTTCCTCTCAGGGTCACGCAGGGGCACAATTAGACCTCCA
This is a stretch of genomic DNA from Pungitius pungitius chromosome 7, fPunPun2.1, whole genome shotgun sequence. It encodes these proteins:
- the slc35a3a gene encoding solute carrier family 35 member A3a isoform X2 codes for the protein MASARLKYLSLGVLVFQTTSLVLTMRYSRTLQAEGPRYLASSAVVVAEMMKILACVLLVFKEHNYSMRALNAILRQEIAHKPIETLKLAIPSGIYTLQNNLLYVALSNLDAATYQVTYQLKILTTALFSVSMLGRRLGVYQWLSLLVLMAGVALVQWPSESAAAAAAPPPEKDAPPSGSQLVGVAAVLVACCSSGFAGVYFEKILKESKQSVWIRNIQLGLFGLVFGLFGMLAYDGDRVRESGMFQGYNAVTWAVVALQALGGLVIAAVIKYADNILKGFATSLSIILSTLISYFLLQDFDPTGVFFAGAILVIAATFLYGYEGRAAPNPSRA
- the slc35a3a gene encoding solute carrier family 35 member A3a isoform X1, which codes for MASARLKYLSLGVLVFQTTSLVLTMRYSRTLQAEGPRYLASSAVVVAEMMKILACVLLVFKEHSECALMQVVPIAIVIILRFNLTQKHYSMRALNAILRQEIAHKPIETLKLAIPSGIYTLQNNLLYVALSNLDAATYQVTYQLKILTTALFSVSMLGRRLGVYQWLSLLVLMAGVALVQWPSESAAAAAAPPPEKDAPPSGSQLVGVAAVLVACCSSGFAGVYFEKILKESKQSVWIRNIQLGLFGLVFGLFGMLAYDGDRVRESGMFQGYNAVTWAVVALQALGGLVIAAVIKYADNILKGFATSLSIILSTLISYFLLQDFDPTGVFFAGAILVIAATFLYGYEGRAAPNPSRA